DNA from Pseudomonas putida:
AGATCAATGCCCTCGATGCGCCGCGCCGCGCTGGCGACCCGCCACGGCTGGTGGCTGATGCGAGCAAGGCGATACAGGTATTGGGCTGGCGGCCAGAGTTTGCCTCGCTGGAGCAGATTGTGCGGCATGCCTGGCAGTGGGAGTTGCAGTATCCCTGGACTGTGCAGCAGGGCTGAGGATCTGGGGGCGCTTTGCGCCCCATCGCGACACAAGGCCGCTCCCACAGGTGCAGCGCAAATGGTCGATTTTTGCGCTGCACCTGTGGGAGCGGCCTTGTGTCGCGATGGGCTGCAAAGCAGCCCGACAATCAGTAATAGGTCCGCGGTTGCTCGTCCGCCTTGTTCAACACCGTCCCAATCAGGTTCACCGTGGCCAGGTGATGCAGGCAATCCTCGATTTCCTTTTTGTTGTCATCCCGTTGGCCACCACCAGCAACACACAATCGAACTTGGGTATCACGGTGATCGCATCGTCCGAGCTGAGCAGTGGTGGCAAATCGAAAATGCAAATACGCGACTCGTAGCGGTTGCGCAAATCGCTGATCAGGTTGTTCACCTTGGGCGACGACAGCATCTCGGTGGACAGCGGGACTGGCACCCGCGTTGGCAGCACCACAAAGCGCGGCAAGGTCGGGTTGACCAGGCATTCCTGCAACTCGGCCTTGTCCGTCAGGAACTCGTTCAACGCCTGCTCCATGGGCAGGCCCAGGGTGCTGCCAACCTTGGGCCGGCGCAGGTCGAAGTCCACCAGCAACGCCGTCTTGGTGGTGTGGTGGGCAATACTCATGGCCAGGTTGATCGCCAGCACCGTCTTGCCCGCTTCAGGCGTTGGCGAGGTGATCGCCAGCGTGCGCCAGCCGTTTTCCTCCATGGCCCTGAGCACCTGCGTGCGCAGCAGGTCGATCGGCCCGTTCATGTTGGAGTTCTTGTTGTACGCCACGATGCGGTGGCGCTCCAGGTGGTCCGCACGCAGGGGCACCACCTTGGTATTCACGTAGTCGAACTGCCCCGGCACTTCTGCCAGCGCCGTACCGGGGGCGGGAGACAGTGCCTGGGGTGTGCCTGGGGTAACCTGATGAAGATTATTGCCAACAGCCGGCTTGGTCCTGTCCATCACTGCTTTCCCTATACAAACCGAGACATGACTTTGAACAACAGCACATCCAGTGGCATGTAGAACATGTGCACCAACACTACCATGATAGCCGCCAACGCCAGTGCCGCCAGGATCAGCCGGTTGCGCCAGCGCTTGCGCCTGGCCACGTCGGCCCTGGTATCGATATAGGGCACCGCAACCAAAACCCGTTTACCCAGCAGGTTTTCCAGGGCGCCAACACCGCGCACGCGCTGATTGAGCATTTCCATCAGCATCACCAGCGCACCGCCGCCAGCAGGTGCCAGCACCAGGCCAAGCGCCGCGATTTTCTTGCGGTTTGGCTTGATCGGCTTCTCAGGCAGCAGAGGGGGCTCCAGTAGCACGAAGCGTTCGGCCTTGTTTTCCTGCTCGAGGCTTTCGGTAATCTTCGCGCCCATTTCCTTGGCGCGGATTTCTTCATACTTTTTACGTGCGTTGTCGTGGTCACGCATCAAGGTCACCAACCCGCGCTCGACCTGCGGTGCTTCGAGGATCTCGGCTTCATAGCCTTCCATCTTCTTGGTCAGCTCACGCTTCTGCTCGGACAGTGAGGCAATCCGCTCCTGGGCAGCGCTCATCTTGGCGCGCACACGGGCCACGTCGAGGCTGACCGTGGACGCTGCCGCCGTACGATCGCCACTGGCTTCGAGCGCCTGGATCTTGCGTTTGATCGCCACCACATCCGGGTGGGCGTCCTTGTAGCGGGTCAGCAGCCGGGCATACTCGGCCTTCAGGCTTGGCAGGTCCTGGGGTTGGTCGGCAGAGGCTGGCCTGGTGCCCTCAGTCGTTTTGGTCGCCAGGCCGGCATTGGCCGCGGACAGTTCCAGCTCCAGGTAGCGCAGCTCTTCCTGGGCAGCCTTGTAGTCACGGTCGACTTCGCGGAACTCCAGCTCCGAACGCGACAGCATGTTCATGCGCAGGGTCTGGTGCTCGGGCAACGCATTGGCATGAGCCTGCTTGAAATCGGCCAGCTGGTTTTCCAGGCTGGCCAGTTCGGCGCCCAGTTTGTTGGCTTCCTGGGTAAGAAACTCGGTGGTTTCGTTGGCCCGCTCGGTGCGCTGCTTGAGGTTTTCGTTGAGGAACAGCGTCACCAACTCGTCGGCGACTTCCTTGGCCACTTGCGCTTGCTTGTGCTCGAACGACACATTGAACGCCACGGTCGCTTCACCACGGCCACGGACAAAGGTGGTGAGGGTTTCGACCACGATGGCGTTGCGCATCTGGTCGATCTTGTCGCTTTCACTGAGGCGTTTGTCGGCGAACAGGTCGTACTTGCCGATGATGCGCAGCAGGTTTTCACGGGTCATCACCCGCTGGCGGATCACCTCGATGCGCTCATCGGCAAAGCTGGTGTTGTTGGTCGACACCAGCTCGGGCGAAATCTGCTGCGACTCCACCAGAATGGTGCCGGTCGATTGGTAGATCGGCGGCACCATCAAGGCGACGGCGACGGTCGCGACAAGAATGACTGCGGCACTCACCCCTAGCACCAGGGCTCTGTCCTTGATAATGGCGATGTAATCTCTGAGGGAGAGCTCGTAGTCAGACTTCATGGGGCCACCTGCCTGCGGTTCAGATGTCGGGGTACCTGTACGTCAACGTCAAACCAACGATCGTTGCGGTCGCATCCGGTACATGGTCCTGTTGCCGTTCCTTGTACATCAGTGACAGGCGCAGGTCCCAGTAAGGCGAAAACTGGCGGCTGGCCCATACGCTGTAAGTCTGCAGCGTGTTGGGCGACTGCCCTTTGCTGTCTTGCCAGGCCGCGTCGGCGCCCACCCGAGTCAGTTCGGCCACCGCGTAGCTCCATACACCACGTACCTGGTCCAGCTCGGCGAAACCGCCTTCGGCGCTGGCCACCGTGCTGCGTTCGGCGGTAAAGCTGGCATCGGCACGCGGGCCGGTGTACAGCAACGCAACCCCACCCTCCCCACGCCGGCCGCCGTCGTCACCAGACACCTGGTTGACGCCAATGTGGGCATCGGCGCTCAAACCTTCGGCAAGCTGGTACTTGACGCCGACTGCAGGGGTGTAGCTGTTGGAGGCGGTCGCGGTAAGGTCCTGCTCAGGCTCATAGCGTCGTGCGCCAAAGCGGGTGTACACATCGGCCCGCTCGCTCCAGGCGTAAGTCCAGGTAAATACGTTCGCCAGCTCCTCGTAGCCCGTCAGCGTACTGATGTCATAACGGGCACGGTTGTAAGTGGTTTCGTTGCTCAAGGTGCTGCGTTCAGTTACCGCCTGGCTCCAGTTGCCCGTCAGGGTGTAGAGCTTTTGCGTACCGTCGGTGGTGATCACCCCGGTGTCCAGCACTGTCCCCGACAGCGTCGAGCTTTCGTTGTAGCGCGCCACCAGGCCGAACCGCCCACGCTCGGTGGTGCGCTGCCAGCCCAGGCTGATATCGGGATCTTCACGGTCATCGACTATATCCGTGTCGGACGAGCGCAACACATGCATGCCCAGCCCCAACCTCAATTCGTCACGGTCGAACGTACCGATCAGGGTGTAATCAGGCGCAATGATCGTGCGCGTTATGCCCTTCTCCCCCGAGGTCAGCAACAAAGGGTTGCTGTCATATTCGACGGATGTCGGTACCGCCACCGTAGACTGCCAATTTGCCGCCAGGACCGCGTCCGTAAACGGCAAGGCCAAGATTGCCGTTGCAATGCTAGTTGTTCTAAGAAGAGGCATTAAATGTTCTTATTAAAAGGCAAGATCAAGGAACGACCAGCGTATCGCCAGCCTGAAGTTGGATGTTGGTGGACATGTCCCGCCCAGACACCAGGTCCTTATATCGCACGGGCAGGATCTTTTGGGAAGCGCCTGCGCCACGGACCACCTTGATTTCGCTTTCGTCAGCAAACTTGTCCAGGCCACCCGACATGCTCAAAGCTTGAAGCACCGCCGTAGGGCCTGCCATTTGCACCGGCCCAGGCTTGATCACTTTGCCTTGTACGTAGACCATGTTGCCGGCGATGCTCTTGACGACAACGCTGACGTTAGGGTCGGGAAGGAACTTTTCGAGTTTGGCAGCCACCTGTTTTTCGACTGCCGTCACATCCAGGCCGGCGACATTGATGCGCCCGGCCAGGGGGAAGGTGATACTGCCATCGGGAAGAACGGTGGCTTCTTGACGCAGGCTGTCTTCCTGCCACACCGAAACCATCACCACATCGCCGGGGCTGAGCAGATAGGCAGCACTGCTCTGGTCGGCGTTACCGGCGCCAGACCACACCGTCAGCAGGCAGAACGCGGCAAACATTGAACGCACCATGAGGGTCCCTCCGGCCAAATGGCCCGACAAAGAGCACTGAATGAGAACAACACACCAACTCTCGCTCCGCTTCGCGACGTACCGCTGCCGCGATGGCCTCGACCTTCCTGGAGGCCCTTACCTTGACGCTGTAGACGTGGGCTGCAACACCCTGCAGACATGGGCCTATACAGGCTACTGGGAATATAGCAACGGTTGAAGAATTCACAAGCCAGGTCTTGCGCTTGCGGCATGCATCCCTTCACATGCCAGGCATGCGGTTCAGATCTTTCTGCGGTTGGCAACGGCTACAAAGCCGATGACGGCAAAGGCAAAGAACCAGCCGGCAGTTGAAACAGGAATGATACTGTTCTGATTTATATACGAATCTGCCGCGCGCGCAGCGCCACTCAGCATTACCAGCAAAAACATCGATTTGATAATCAGAGTCGTGCGCATACACCCCTCCAGAAAACAGGAAAAATCAAATAGTTATTAGCGCGGTGTGGCGGGAGTTGTTTCTTTGTTGACTTGAGCTTATGGGCACAATGACATTACGTCAATGATCCGACACCATAATAAAATTCAATGGGCGATGGGGGCTTTCGTCAAAATATCGACATGCAATTTATGCAAGGGCGCGCTATCAGGGCGGAGGCTGCGTTTCACGGCTGAGAACGCATAGGGGGCATGCCCTGCCCCCAGAGGTTTCACTCGTCTGCGTGGTGAACCACGACCAGCAACTGCGCCGGCGTGACACCTACCGAGCGTAGCCGGTGCGGCGTCTGGGCGTTGAAATGAAGGGCATCGCCCTGTTCCAGCAGCACCCGTTCGTTCATGAAGTCCACTTCCACCTGGCCAGCATGCACGAACAGGAACTCCTCGCCCTGGTGTTCCTTGAACGTGGGGTCACTGAATTCGGAGGGTGGCTGAATCAGGAACGGCAGCAGGCTGCGTTGGCCGACCTGGCTGGTGAGGGCCGCGTATCCCGGCCCTTGCCCATCGCCTACCAACGCCTGGCGCTGGCCATGGCGCACCAGGCTGTAGCGGCTCTGCCCAGCCTGTTCTTCGGCGAACAGCTCTTCGACATTGACGTTCAGCGCCCGTGCCAGTTTCAGCGCCGCCGCGATCGAGGGCGTGTTGAGGCCGCGCTCGACCTTGGACAGGTAGCTTTTGGTCATGCCGGTCTTTTCGGCGAGCATTTCCAGGGTCATCCCCAGTTTCTTACGCAGCAGTTTCAATCGAATAGACATGTAACGCGTGTTTCCCAGGCTGAGGCAGCCATGATACGCGTCTGAAAGCTGACGCCAAGCCTGCAGGGATGGCCTTCAATCAAGGCATCACTGGCGGTACGTACTGCAACGTCGTACCCAGTGCCCACAGCAACACCAGCACCAACGGCACATGCACCAGCAACTGCACGAACGAGAAGCCGATCAGGTCGCGCGCCTTGAGCCCCAGTACGCCCAGCAGCGGCAGCATGTAGAACGGGTTGATCAGGTTCGGCAAAGCTTCGGCGGCGTGTGAGATCTGCACCGCCCAGCCCAGGTGGTACTGCAGGTCATTCGCCACCAGCATCACGTAGGGGGCCTCGATGATCCACTTGCCACCGCCCGAGGGGATGAAGAAGCCCAGCACCGCCGAATACACCCCCATCAGCACGGCATAGGTGTCATGGGTGGCAATCTGGGTGAAGAACAACGAAATATGGTGGGCCAGGGTCTGTTCGTCGACACCCTTCACCTGGGTGAGGATGGCGGCGATCGAACCGTACAGCGGGAACTGGATCAGCACCCCCGTGGTGGTCGGCACGGCACGCGCCACCGCGTCAAGGAAACTGCGCGGGCGCCAGTGCAGCAAGGCACCGAGCATGATGAACAACAGGTTGTAGGTGTTCAGCCCGGAGATAGCGGTAATCGCCGGCTTGGTGGCGAACTCCTGGTACAGCCAGCCAGCGGCCAGGGCCACCAGCAGCAGAATCAGGATGGGGCTGTGCTCCAGCCACTCACCTGGGCGGGTACGTTGCGGTGCGGGCGGCGCCGTGAAGGTGGGGTCGACACCACAGTCTTCAGCGCTGCGTGCACTGTTCGGGCCCGGGGCGGTGGCGTAGGCGATCACCAGCGAGACCACCACCAGCGCCGCCAACATCACGCCGGACTGCCAGAGGAAAATGGTTTCGGTGAACGGGATCACCCCAGTAATCGACAGGATCGAGGGTGGCAGGCTGGCCGGGTTGGCTTGTAGCTGCGCCGCCGACGATGACAGGCCCAGCGCCCACACCGCGCCCAAGCCCAGGTAGGCAGCCGCACCGGCGGCGCGGTAGTCCATTTTCAGGTCGGTGCGCCGCGCCAGGGCGCGTACCAGCAAACCACCGAACACCAGCGACAGGCCCCAGTTGAGCAAGGAGGCCAGCATCGATATCAGCGCTACCCAGCACACGGCCGAGCGACCGTTGCCGGGGATGCGCGCCAGGCGATCGATCAGACGCGCGGCGGGCGGCGAACTGGCAACCACATAGCCACCAATGACCACGAAGGCCATCTGCATGGTGAACGGGATCAAGCTCCAGAAACCGTCGCCAAACGCTTTGGCGGTGTCGGTCGGCTTGGCCCCCATGGCCAGTGCGCCAATGCACACCAGCAGCACCGCCAAGGCGGCGAACACCCAGGAATCGGGGAACCAGCGTTCGGCCCAGTTGGAGCAGCGCAAGGCAAAGCGCGCGGAACGGCTGTCTTGAATTTCAGCGGCCACAGTTGAATTCCTTTTATTGGTTTTATGAGGTGACACGTGTTGCCAGAAAACACAAAACCCTGTGGGAACAGCCATGCCCGCGAATGCATCGGTAAATTCACCGCAGCATTCGCGGGCACGCCCGCTCCCACAGGGTAGGATCGTGTAATGCCTTAGAAGGTCATTTCCTTCACATCATCCGGCACGATCAGCTTGCCGGCGGTTTTCTCGATGATTTCCTCGACGCTCACCCCCGGCGCAGTCTCGCGCAGGATGAACGCGCCGTCTTCGATTTCCAGGTAGGCCAGGTCGGTGAGCACCTTGCGGATGCAACCGGCACCGGTCAGCGGTAAGCTGCACTGGGGCAAAAGCTTGGACTCGCCATCCTTGGAGGCGTGGGTCATGGTGACGATGATGTTGTCGGCGCCAGCCACCAGGTCCATGGCGCCACCCATGCCCTTGACCAGCTTGCCCGGGATCATCCACGAGGCGATGTTGCCCTGCACGTCCACCTCGAAAGCACCCAGCACGGTCAGGTCGACGTGGCCACCACGGATCATGGCGAACGATTGTGCCGAATCGAAGATCGAGGCACCGCGGCGGGCGGTGACGG
Protein-coding regions in this window:
- a CDS encoding GumC family protein, translated to MKSDYELSLRDYIAIIKDRALVLGVSAAVILVATVAVALMVPPIYQSTGTILVESQQISPELVSTNNTSFADERIEVIRQRVMTRENLLRIIGKYDLFADKRLSESDKIDQMRNAIVVETLTTFVRGRGEATVAFNVSFEHKQAQVAKEVADELVTLFLNENLKQRTERANETTEFLTQEANKLGAELASLENQLADFKQAHANALPEHQTLRMNMLSRSELEFREVDRDYKAAQEELRYLELELSAANAGLATKTTEGTRPASADQPQDLPSLKAEYARLLTRYKDAHPDVVAIKRKIQALEASGDRTAAASTVSLDVARVRAKMSAAQERIASLSEQKRELTKKMEGYEAEILEAPQVERGLVTLMRDHDNARKKYEEIRAKEMGAKITESLEQENKAERFVLLEPPLLPEKPIKPNRKKIAALGLVLAPAGGGALVMLMEMLNQRVRGVGALENLLGKRVLVAVPYIDTRADVARRKRWRNRLILAALALAAIMVVLVHMFYMPLDVLLFKVMSRFV
- a CDS encoding polysaccharide biosynthesis/export family protein: MVRSMFAAFCLLTVWSGAGNADQSSAAYLLSPGDVVMVSVWQEDSLRQEATVLPDGSITFPLAGRINVAGLDVTAVEKQVAAKLEKFLPDPNVSVVVKSIAGNMVYVQGKVIKPGPVQMAGPTAVLQALSMSGGLDKFADESEIKVVRGAGASQKILPVRYKDLVSGRDMSTNIQLQAGDTLVVP
- the eppA gene encoding EPS-associated small membrane protein EppA, with protein sequence MRTTLIIKSMFLLVMLSGAARAADSYINQNSIIPVSTAGWFFAFAVIGFVAVANRRKI
- a CDS encoding helix-turn-helix domain-containing protein; its protein translation is MSIRLKLLRKKLGMTLEMLAEKTGMTKSYLSKVERGLNTPSIAAALKLARALNVNVEELFAEEQAGQSRYSLVRHGQRQALVGDGQGPGYAALTSQVGQRSLLPFLIQPPSEFSDPTFKEHQGEEFLFVHAGQVEVDFMNERVLLEQGDALHFNAQTPHRLRSVGVTPAQLLVVVHHADE
- a CDS encoding short-chain fatty acid transporter translates to MAAEIQDSRSARFALRCSNWAERWFPDSWVFAALAVLLVCIGALAMGAKPTDTAKAFGDGFWSLIPFTMQMAFVVIGGYVVASSPPAARLIDRLARIPGNGRSAVCWVALISMLASLLNWGLSLVFGGLLVRALARRTDLKMDYRAAGAAAYLGLGAVWALGLSSSAAQLQANPASLPPSILSITGVIPFTETIFLWQSGVMLAALVVVSLVIAYATAPGPNSARSAEDCGVDPTFTAPPAPQRTRPGEWLEHSPILILLLVALAAGWLYQEFATKPAITAISGLNTYNLLFIMLGALLHWRPRSFLDAVARAVPTTTGVLIQFPLYGSIAAILTQVKGVDEQTLAHHISLFFTQIATHDTYAVLMGVYSAVLGFFIPSGGGKWIIEAPYVMLVANDLQYHLGWAVQISHAAEALPNLINPFYMLPLLGVLGLKARDLIGFSFVQLLVHVPLVLVLLWALGTTLQYVPPVMP
- a CDS encoding CoA transferase subunit B codes for the protein MALTREQMAQRVARELKDGYYVNLGIGIPTLVANYVPADMDVMLQSENGLLGMGEFPTESTIDADMINAGKQTVTARRGASIFDSAQSFAMIRGGHVDLTVLGAFEVDVQGNIASWMIPGKLVKGMGGAMDLVAGADNIIVTMTHASKDGESKLLPQCSLPLTGAGCIRKVLTDLAYLEIEDGAFILRETAPGVSVEEIIEKTAGKLIVPDDVKEMTF